DNA from Geobacter sulfurreducens PCA:
CCACGGGGCGGTTGCCGAAGAGGCCCGCCATGCCGTTGAGGTACCGGGCGGCGGCTTCCCCTTCCTGCCTGACGCCGCGCGAAAAATAGAGTGTGTACCAGTCGGTGTCGGAGATGACCGGGTAATCGACCACGGGGAAAAGGTTGGGGATGCGGTTCTCCTCGCAGAACCGGTGCACCGGTTCCCACTCTCCCTCGGAGATTCCGCCAAGCAGGGCGAAGACCGGTTCGTTGCGGTAGTATTGGTCAAGCTGGGCCCGCCAGGTTTCGGGCGGACCTTTCAGGGTCCAGCGGGACAGGGTGAAGCTCATACTGTGGAGGTCGCCGAGCATGTTGTACGCCATGCGCGCCACCCGGGAATTCTTCTTGGCCGCAAGGGTGAGACTGTTTTTCCGGTCTACGCTGAACTGGATGGGGGTCAGCATGGATTCTACCGCAAGAGGGTTGGTTCCCTCCACGATCACCGTGGCGAACTTGATCTCAGATGTGCCGACGCCCGGTGACGGTTTGTCGGAGAGCGCCTTCAGGTAGGCGATGAGGATTGCCATGTCCCGGTCGCCGAGTTCGTAGCGGGGCATCACGTAGAGTACCGAGCGGCCGGTGGGGTCGATCCCCGTGGCGATCAGGCTTGCCAGCGTTTCGTCGGTGTAGGCCGGCCTGACCGGCAGGTTCTTGGCGTAGTTGGAGACGGAGGGGATGAATTCCGAACCGGGAATGAACGGCTTGCGCTCCTGGTAGAGCACCCGGCCGTTGGTGGGGGGGGTGACCACCTCTCCTTCGAAGGAGCCGAGGCCGCTGTGCAGGTGGCAGCTTACGCAGGTGAATGCCGTGCCGTCCACCGGCACGTCTCCGCTCACGAACGCCTTCATGGGGGCACCCGAGGGGAGAACCCCCTCCCGGTACATCCGTTCGCCCTGGCGCATCTCTTCGGGAGACAGCGCGGCGGTCGGCGCTGCGGCGCGGCCTGTCGCGGCGGAGCACAGCAGCATGAGCAGCATGGCAACAGCGGAAAGAGCAAGACGTTTACCGGTCACGCAGATCATTTCAACCCCGCTTTGGTAAGTTCATTCATCAATTCTACGTTGCTGATGAGGCCATAGATCCTTGTCCATTTGCCGTCGACCGGCGAACGGATGAAGGTCAGGGGCTTGTGGTCCATTTTGTTCCGAAAGTAGGAATTGAAGGCGTTCATGACCCGGTCGATGTCCTTGCGTGAGCCCGACAGAAAATCCCACCCCGGCTTGGCGCGGTAGCGCGCGAGGTAGTCGCGCATGACCTGGGGGGTGTCGTTTTCGGGGTCGATGGAGACGGACACCAGGTGGATTTTCTTCAAGTCAGGGCCCAGCTTGGTCTGGAGATTGGTGTAGGTGGCGGACAGGACCGGGCAGATGGTGGTGCAGGTGCCGAAGATGAAGTCAACCACCACGGGCTGGTTTGATTCGACGAGCTCCTTGAACCGGACCTTTTTCCCGTCCTGGTTGATGAGGGTCACGTCGGGCATGCTGTAGCTCTCTACGGAGCGCTGGTATGAACGGGATGCTGCGGTGGCATGACTTGCAAGGGCAAGGCAGGCGGCAATGGCCAGGAAGGAACGAAGGATCGGTCTTATGAGGGTATGCATGCGGATGTCATGACCTCCGGTCGAATTTGTCAAAGGGATCACTTGCTGGTTGCGATGAACGCACGATTGGGTATTAGCATAGCCGACAGCCGGCGGTTTGTCCAAAGCGCCCAACAAATTTTTGTTGGTAAATTGTTTCACTAGCCTTGTGCTACAGCCATCTCTTGCGCCGGAAGAATATTCCCATACCCAGGCTTACCAGGAGCATCAGCAGGAGAACGGCCGGGTAGCCCCAGTGCCATTCGAGCTCGGGCATGTAGCGGAAGTTCATGCCATAGACCCCGGCGATGAAGGTGAGCGGCATGAAGATGGTGGCGATGATGGTGAGCACCTTCATCACTTCGTTGGTCCGGTTGCCGATGGCGGAGAGGTAGATGTCGAGGATCTCCGACAGGAGGTCCCGGAAGGTCTCCACGGTTTCGATGATCTGGATGCAGTGGTCGTAGACGTCCCGCAGGTAGATGACGGTTTCGCCGCGCACCAGGGGCGATTCGCGCCGCTCCAGCCGTCCCAGCACCTCTCGCAGGGGCCAGACGGATTTGCGCAGAAAGATGGTTTCCCGCTTGAGGTGCTGGATCTTCACGACCGTCTTGCGGCTGGGGCCGGCGATGACTTCTTCTTCCAGTTCCTCGATCCGCTCGGCCAGATCTTCGAGGATCACGAAGTAGTAGTCCACAATGGCGTCCATGAGTGAGTAGAGCAGAAAGTCGGACCCGCTCTTGCGAAGCTTGCCCCGGTTTTCCCTCAGGCGCCGGCGGATGGAGTCGAAGAGGTCTCCCTTGAATCCTTCCTGGAAGGAGATGAGAAACGAGGGGCCGAGCACGAAGCTGACCTGTTCCGCGGTAAGCGAGCCATCCGGCTGGAGGGAGAGCATCTTCAGGACCACGAAGAGATAGTCGTCGAAGTCCTCCAGTTTGGGGCGCTGGTCGGTATTGAGGATGTCTTCGAGGGTGAGGGGGTGGATACCGTAGCATTCGCCGAGTGTCTTGAGCAGTTCGGGCCGGTGGATACCCTCCATGTCGAGCCACCGCACCCCCGGCTGGTCGCTATGGGGAAAACACTCGGCAATGTCGTCCGTTTCCCGCTCGCTGATGCTCGTTTCGTCGTAGTCGACAAGGGATATCCGGACCGGTTCGCCGGTCTGCTCGCCGATGTGGACCAGACTGCCGGGAGGAAGGCCTGTCTTGCGGGAACGTTGCTTGATGATTTTTTTCATAGTCTATGCGCAGGTGACGCAGTTGCGTCCGGCACCCTTGCTCCGGTACAGGAGTTCGTCGGTCCGCTTGAGCAGGCTCCCGACGGTGTCGTCCGAGGTTGCCAGGGTGGCGCCGATGGAGACGGTAACCCGTGCGATGTTGTCGCCGACCGTCATGCTCGACTCCTCGACCAGGCGGCGGAATCGCTCTGCCATCTCGCACAGCCGTTTCTCTCTCACATTGGTAATGATCGCGATGAATTCCTCGCCGCCCCAACGGCCGATCAGATCGTAGGAGCGCACGGCATTGCGCAGGGTTCTGGCCGCCATTTTGAGGAGGTCGTCTCCCATCTGGTGCCCGAAACTGTCGTTGATCTCCTTGAAGTGGTCCAGATCCAGGAGCATGACCCCGAAGGGCCAGCCGTACCGGAACATCTCGTCGAATTTGGACTGGAGGTACATCTGGATGTAACGCCGGTTGGCCACGCCGGTGAGGGGGTCCAGAAAGACGAGTTGCTGAAGCTCGTCGATCCGCTGGAGGTCCGAGAGCCGGGCGGAATTGTCGCTGAAGACTTCCACGGCACCGACAATCTCACCGCTTCCGTTCCGGATAGGCGAGACACGCACGTTGACCGGCACCCGGTGTCCGGCCCGATGGTGGAAAAAGACCTCTGCTTCCCGGGGGATGCCGTCTTCCAGAGTATGGGCCACGGGACAGAGTTTTTCGCAGAGGCTGACCCCGTCGTTATTCGTGTGGCAGAGGATGTTGTCCCGGCAGCGGGAACCCGTCACGTTGTCGGCCCCGTAGCCGGTGAGCCGTTCGGCGCCCCGGTTCCAGTAGGTGATGCGCCGGTCCCGGTCCACGAAGTAGACGCCGTCGTACAGATTGTCGATCAGTTCTTTGTAGAAGGTGGTGTCAGGCTTCATCAGCTAACGTTCCTCCGGGTCGGTTGGGCGCAACCTCCCTGCTCGTTTACGCTAAGTGTAAAGCAATTGTCGGCGATTTCCACCCGGGAAGCAGGGGAAAGCTGCAGCGGAAGGTACGGGATTGTTGCCGGTAAATTCAGGTCGCCCGCACGTTGCTGCGCCGGCGGTCCGGTAGTCCCGGCGTGTTGACAGGGTCCGGCGTTTCGTGACATAATTGGGAACATTTTTAGCTGGAGTAAAAATGGGAGTTGCAGGGTACCGCGGCTCCCATCGTTGTATGTGCTTCCGGGCTCCGCATACTGCCGCAGGGCCTGTCCACAGGGATATCAATGAGCTTTGTCCATCTCCATCTCCATACCCAGTACTCCCTTCTCGACGGCGCCATCCGCCTGGGCGACCTGGTGAAAAAGGTTAAGTCCCACGACATGCCCGCCGTGGCCATCACCGACCACGGCGCCATGTTCGGGGCCATGGAATTCTACCTTAAGTGCAAGGACAAGGACGTGAAGCCGGTCATCGGCGCGGAGGTCTATATCGCGCCGGGCTCCCGTTTCGTCAAGGAGGCCAGGGGAGGGGAGGCCGGCGCCGGCTACCACCTGCTGCTCCTGTGCGAGAACATGACCGGCTACCGGAACCTGTCCAAACTGGTCTCCATCGGCTTCAAGGAAGGGTTCTACTACAAGCCGCGCATCGACAAGGAGGTCCTGGCCGAGAACGCCGAGGGGCTCATCTGCCTTTCCGCCTGCCTCAAGGGGGAGGTTGCCTATCTGTGCGAGCGCGACCGGGTCGCCGAGGCGGTGGACGTGGCCCGCTGGTATGCCGATCTCTTCCCGGACCGCTACTACATCGAGCTTCAGGAAAACGGCCTCGTTGAACAGGACAAGGCCAACCGGGGGCTGCTGGAGGTGGCGCGGGAAGTGGGTCTGCCGCTGGTGGCCACCAACGACTGCCACTATCTCAACCGGGAGGATGCCCGGGCCCACGAGGTGCTCCTCTGCATCCAGACCGGCAAGACCATGAACGATCCGTCGCGGATGCGCTTCTCCGTTGACGAGTTTTACGTGAAGACCCCCGAGGAGATGGCCGCCGCATTCCACTATGCGCCCGAGGCGATCTCCAACACCGTGAAGATCGCCGAGCGGTGCGATCTTTCCTTTGACTTCAAGACCTATCACTTCCCCCGCTTCGAGCCCCCCGTCGGCCTGAGCCTTGATCAGATGCTGGAGGAGGCTGCCCGCACGGGACTGGAGTCGCGCCTGACCGCTATCCGGGCCAAGCACTCGTCCATGACCGCCGAGCAGGAGCAGGCCTACTGGGACCGCCTCGCCATCGAGCTCGCCTGCATCAAGCAGATGGGGTTCCCGGGCTACTTCCTGATCGTGGCCGATTTCATCAACTGGGCCAAGGACCACGGCATTCCCGTGGGCCCGGGCCGGGGCTCGGCGGCCGGCTCGCTGGTGGCCTACGCCATCCGGATCACCGACCTGGACCCGATCCCCTACAACCTCCTCTTCGAGCGCTTCCTTAACCCGGAGCGGATATCCATGCCCGATATCGACGTGGACTTCTGCCAGGATCGGCGCGAGGAGGTGATCCAGTATGTCACCGAGAAGTACGGTCGCGACAAGGTCTGCCAGATCATCACCTTCGGGACCATGTCCGCCCGGGCCGTCATCCGCGACGTGGGGCGGGCCCTGGACATGACCTACGGCGAGGTGGACCGGATCGCCAAGCTGGTGCCGGAGGTCCTGGGCATTACACTGGAAAAGGCCATTGCGCAGGAGCCCAAGCTCAACGAGGCGGCCGAGGCCGATCCGCGGGTGAAGGAGCTGCTGGAGGTGGCCCTGCGCCTGGAGGGGCTTGCCCGCCATGCCTCCACCCACGCGGCCGGCGTGGTGGTGGCCCCCGATGTGCTGGAGCAGTTCTGCCCGGTCTACAAGGACCAGAAGAGCGGCTCGCTCACCACCCAGTACTCCATGAAGTACGTGGAGAAGATCGGGCTGGTCAAGTTCGACTTCCTGGGGCTCAAGAACCTGACGGTCATATTCAACGCGGTCCGGCACATCCGGGCCGACAAAAAGCCGGACTTCGACATCGCCGCCCTGCGGGACGACGACGAGGAGAGCTACAAGCTGCTCCAGGCCGGCAACACCACCGGGGTGTTCCAGCTTGAATCCTCGGGGATGCGGGAACTGCTCCGCAAGCTCAAGCCCTCCTGCTTCGAAGACATCATCGCCGTCTGCGCCCTCTACCGTCCCGGCCCCCTCGGCTCGGGCATGGTGGACGACTTCATCGACCGCAAGCACGGCCGCAAGAAGGTGGTCTACGATCTGCCGCAACTGGAGCCGATCCTCAAGGACACCTACGGGGTCATCGTCTACCAGGAGCAGGTCATGCAGATCGCCCGCTCCCTGGCCGGCTACTCCCTGGGCGGCGCCGACCTGCTGCGCCGGGCCATGGGCAAGAAGGACCCGGCCGAGATGGCCAAGCAGCGGGACATCTTCCTGGAAGGGGCCAAGAACAACGGCATCGATCTCCAGAAGGCCGGCGCCATCTTCGACCTGATGGCCAAGTTCGCCGAGTACGGGTTCAACAAGTCCCACTCGGCCGCCTATGCCCTGGTGGCCTACCAGACCGCCTATCTCAAGGCCCACTATCCGGTTGAGTTCATGGCCGCGCTCCTGACCGAGGACATGGCCAACACCGACAAGGTGGTCAAGAACATCGCCGACTGCCGCGAGATGGGGATCGAGGTGCTGCCACCGGACATCAATGCCTCGGATCTGTCGTTCCGGGTCCTGGGCAACTCCATCCGCTTCGGTCTCGGCGCGGTCAAGAACGTGGGCGAGTCGGCCATCGAAGCCATCATCGAGGCCCGGGGCGACGGCCCGTTCAAGGATATTTTCGAGTTCTGCGAGCGGGTTGACCTGCGCAAGGTCAACAAGCGGGTGGTGGAATCCCTGATCAAGTGCGGCGCCTTCGACTCGACCGGCGGGCGGCGCTCCCAGCTCACGGCGGCCCTTGAAGATGCCATGTCCCTGGGCCAGAAGATCCAGCAGGAGAAGGAAAGCGCCCAGGTGTCGCTCTTCGGTGCCGAGGAGATCGTCCGGACCAACGGCAACGGCAAGGGAAAGGTGCAGCTCCCCGATCTGCCCGAATGGGACGACAAGTTTCTGCTGGCCCAGGAAAAGGAGGCCCTCGGCTTTTTCATCACCGGCCATCCCCTGGGCCGCCACGAGAAGGACATCCGGCGCTTCACCACCGCCGACACCGCCACCCTGGAGGAGCGGGCCGACAAGAGCGAGGTCAAAATTTGCGGCATCGTGGCCACCATGAAGGAGCTCATGACCAAGAAGGGGGACCGGATGGCCTTTGCCACCCTGGAGGACCTGGTGGGCTCCGTGGAGGTGGTGGTCTTCCCCGAGGTCTTTGCCAAGGCGTCGGAATACCTCAAGTCGGACGATCCGCTGCTGGTCACCGGCACCATCGATAAGGGGGAGAAGAGCGCCAAGATCATGGCCAGCGACGTGGTTCTTCTCCGGGACGTGACCGCGCGGCAGACCTCACGGGTGATCTTCGCCCTGCAGGGGGACGGCCTCGACCGCTATCGCCTGGAGGAGCTCAAGGCGATCATGCTCCGCCATCCCGGTACCTGCAAGGCCACCCTCACCATCGACATCCCGGACCAGTGCCGCGCCACCATTGCCCTGCCCGATTCCTGCATGGTTGCGCCCTCTGACGAATTGACGGTGGAGGTCAAGAACCTCTTCGGCTATCATGCCGTTGCGTTTGAATAGAGAGAGAAGCTAACGCATACCCAAAGGAGAACACTCAATGGCTGCCCAATATTACATGGAATTCGAAAAACCGGTGGTTGAGCTTGAGAAAAAAGTACAGGAACTGGCCGAACTGGCCGGCACTAACGCCGAACTGGCGGGCGAAGTGACCAAGCTGGAGAAGAAGGTCGACCGGATGCGCGAGGTGATCTTCTCCAACCTGTCCCGCTGGCAGACGGTGCAGGTGGCCCGCCACATCGAGCGTCCCTTCACCCTGGACTACCTCAACCTGATCTTCACCGATTTCACCGAACTCCATGGCGACCGCCTGTTCGGCGACGATCACGCCATTGTCGCCGGCCTGGCGAAGCTCGACGGTGAGCCGGTGGTGGTCATCGGCCACCAGAAGGGGCGCGACACCAAGGAGAAGGTCTACCGCAACTTCGGCATGCCCAACCCCGAGGGGTACCGCAAGGCCCTGCGGATCATGGAGCTGGCCGAGCGGTTCCGGCTGCCCATCATCACCTTCGTGGACACCCCCGGCGCGTTTCCCGGCATCGGCGCCGAGGAGCGGGGCCAGGCCGAGGCCATTGCGCGCAACCTCAGGGAGATGGCGGCCCTCACCGTGCCGATCATTGTCGTGGTCACCGGAGAGGGGGGCTCCGGCGGGGCGCTGGCCATCGCCGTGGGCGACCGGGTCCTCATGCTCCAGTACTCCATCTACGCCGTCATCTCCCCCGAGGGGTGCGCCGCCATCCTCTGGTCCGACGGCACTAAGGGTGAGCAGGCCGCCGAGGCCCTCAAACTGACCGCCAAGGACCTGAAGGAGCTTGAGGTGATCGACGAGATTGTGCCCGAGCCCCTGGGCGGCGCCCACCGCGACCATGAGGCCATGGCCAGGACCCTCCACGAAGCCATCGCCCGGCAGTTGAAGGAGCTGAAGGCGATTCCCGCGGAGCAACTGGTGGAGGAGCGGTACCAGAAGTTCCGCAAAATGTCGCGCTTCATCGAAGGGTAGGGCCGAGACGCACCGGGGGCGGCAACCGCCTTCGGGCAACCTGACAGTCTGAAGGCTGGAGACGTTCGCGGGGAGTTCCCCGGTCTTCGGCCTTTAGTCTTTTTGGAGGGGCATATGGAAGAACGATTGCAGAAGCTGCTGTCCCAGGCGGGGGTCGCGTCCCGGCGCGAGGCGGAACGGTTCATCACCGAGGGACGGGTGGCGGTGAACGGCACGGTCGTTACCGAGCTGGGGAGCAAGGCCGACCCGGAGCGGGACCGGATAACCGTGGACGGGCAGCCCGTCCGTCCGGCGGAGAAGAAGGTGTATCTCATCCTCAACAAGCCCGTGGGCTATATGACCACCCTCAGGGATCCGGAGGGGAGACCCATTGTCACCGATCTCCTCAAGGGGCTCGATGTCCGCGTCTTTCCCGTGGGGCGGCTCGACTACAACACCGAGGGGCTTCTGCTGCTCACCAATGACGGTGCCTGGGCCAACCGGCTCGCCCATCCCCGGCATGAGGTGGACAAGGAATACCTGGTCCGGGTGCGGGGGGCTGTGGCCAAGGAGCAGATCCGGCGGCTGGCTACCGGTGTGGAACTGGACGACGGGCCGACGGCGCCGGCAAAGGTGGAGGTGTCCAGCCAGAGCGATAACAACACCTGGCTTTCCATCGTGATTCACGAGGGGCGCTACCGC
Protein-coding regions in this window:
- a CDS encoding ABC transporter substrate-binding protein, which gives rise to MICVTGKRLALSAVAMLLMLLCSAATGRAAAPTAALSPEEMRQGERMYREGVLPSGAPMKAFVSGDVPVDGTAFTCVSCHLHSGLGSFEGEVVTPPTNGRVLYQERKPFIPGSEFIPSVSNYAKNLPVRPAYTDETLASLIATGIDPTGRSVLYVMPRYELGDRDMAILIAYLKALSDKPSPGVGTSEIKFATVIVEGTNPLAVESMLTPIQFSVDRKNSLTLAAKKNSRVARMAYNMLGDLHSMSFTLSRWTLKGPPETWRAQLDQYYRNEPVFALLGGISEGEWEPVHRFCEENRIPNLFPVVDYPVISDTDWYTLYFSRGVRQEGEAAARYLNGMAGLFGNRPVVQVIRDSRKGEALADGFRTIWQQRGHAAPLDIRLTKGERLTDKLIREILDTRRPAALLVWDDDSALPALTGAAAGKEEQPTVLLASGTYLGKALWSIPEPLRDRLYLTYPYRLPQEDVRFDIAVKKVLPGKDIQSFDQKIIRESFITGEVLGKALMEMRAEYYRDFLLDSIGMMTDMYYPLYERVSFGPGQRYASKGCYIVQLGKGESPKLERRSEWVIP
- a CDS encoding SCO family protein translates to MHTLIRPILRSFLAIAACLALASHATAASRSYQRSVESYSMPDVTLINQDGKKVRFKELVESNQPVVVDFIFGTCTTICPVLSATYTNLQTKLGPDLKKIHLVSVSIDPENDTPQVMRDYLARYRAKPGWDFLSGSRKDIDRVMNAFNSYFRNKMDHKPLTFIRSPVDGKWTRIYGLISNVELMNELTKAGLK
- the corA gene encoding magnesium/cobalt transporter CorA translates to MKKIIKQRSRKTGLPPGSLVHIGEQTGEPVRISLVDYDETSISERETDDIAECFPHSDQPGVRWLDMEGIHRPELLKTLGECYGIHPLTLEDILNTDQRPKLEDFDDYLFVVLKMLSLQPDGSLTAEQVSFVLGPSFLISFQEGFKGDLFDSIRRRLRENRGKLRKSGSDFLLYSLMDAIVDYYFVILEDLAERIEELEEEVIAGPSRKTVVKIQHLKRETIFLRKSVWPLREVLGRLERRESPLVRGETVIYLRDVYDHCIQIIETVETFRDLLSEILDIYLSAIGNRTNEVMKVLTIIATIFMPLTFIAGVYGMNFRYMPELEWHWGYPAVLLLMLLVSLGMGIFFRRKRWL
- a CDS encoding sensor domain-containing diguanylate cyclase, which codes for MKPDTTFYKELIDNLYDGVYFVDRDRRITYWNRGAERLTGYGADNVTGSRCRDNILCHTNNDGVSLCEKLCPVAHTLEDGIPREAEVFFHHRAGHRVPVNVRVSPIRNGSGEIVGAVEVFSDNSARLSDLQRIDELQQLVFLDPLTGVANRRYIQMYLQSKFDEMFRYGWPFGVMLLDLDHFKEINDSFGHQMGDDLLKMAARTLRNAVRSYDLIGRWGGEEFIAIITNVREKRLCEMAERFRRLVEESSMTVGDNIARVTVSIGATLATSDDTVGSLLKRTDELLYRSKGAGRNCVTCA
- the dnaE gene encoding DNA polymerase III subunit alpha, with the translated sequence MSFVHLHLHTQYSLLDGAIRLGDLVKKVKSHDMPAVAITDHGAMFGAMEFYLKCKDKDVKPVIGAEVYIAPGSRFVKEARGGEAGAGYHLLLLCENMTGYRNLSKLVSIGFKEGFYYKPRIDKEVLAENAEGLICLSACLKGEVAYLCERDRVAEAVDVARWYADLFPDRYYIELQENGLVEQDKANRGLLEVAREVGLPLVATNDCHYLNREDARAHEVLLCIQTGKTMNDPSRMRFSVDEFYVKTPEEMAAAFHYAPEAISNTVKIAERCDLSFDFKTYHFPRFEPPVGLSLDQMLEEAARTGLESRLTAIRAKHSSMTAEQEQAYWDRLAIELACIKQMGFPGYFLIVADFINWAKDHGIPVGPGRGSAAGSLVAYAIRITDLDPIPYNLLFERFLNPERISMPDIDVDFCQDRREEVIQYVTEKYGRDKVCQIITFGTMSARAVIRDVGRALDMTYGEVDRIAKLVPEVLGITLEKAIAQEPKLNEAAEADPRVKELLEVALRLEGLARHASTHAAGVVVAPDVLEQFCPVYKDQKSGSLTTQYSMKYVEKIGLVKFDFLGLKNLTVIFNAVRHIRADKKPDFDIAALRDDDEESYKLLQAGNTTGVFQLESSGMRELLRKLKPSCFEDIIAVCALYRPGPLGSGMVDDFIDRKHGRKKVVYDLPQLEPILKDTYGVIVYQEQVMQIARSLAGYSLGGADLLRRAMGKKDPAEMAKQRDIFLEGAKNNGIDLQKAGAIFDLMAKFAEYGFNKSHSAAYALVAYQTAYLKAHYPVEFMAALLTEDMANTDKVVKNIADCREMGIEVLPPDINASDLSFRVLGNSIRFGLGAVKNVGESAIEAIIEARGDGPFKDIFEFCERVDLRKVNKRVVESLIKCGAFDSTGGRRSQLTAALEDAMSLGQKIQQEKESAQVSLFGAEEIVRTNGNGKGKVQLPDLPEWDDKFLLAQEKEALGFFITGHPLGRHEKDIRRFTTADTATLEERADKSEVKICGIVATMKELMTKKGDRMAFATLEDLVGSVEVVVFPEVFAKASEYLKSDDPLLVTGTIDKGEKSAKIMASDVVLLRDVTARQTSRVIFALQGDGLDRYRLEELKAIMLRHPGTCKATLTIDIPDQCRATIALPDSCMVAPSDELTVEVKNLFGYHAVAFE
- a CDS encoding acetyl-CoA carboxylase carboxyltransferase subunit alpha, which produces MAAQYYMEFEKPVVELEKKVQELAELAGTNAELAGEVTKLEKKVDRMREVIFSNLSRWQTVQVARHIERPFTLDYLNLIFTDFTELHGDRLFGDDHAIVAGLAKLDGEPVVVIGHQKGRDTKEKVYRNFGMPNPEGYRKALRIMELAERFRLPIITFVDTPGAFPGIGAEERGQAEAIARNLREMAALTVPIIVVVTGEGGSGGALAIAVGDRVLMLQYSIYAVISPEGCAAILWSDGTKGEQAAEALKLTAKDLKELEVIDEIVPEPLGGAHRDHEAMARTLHEAIARQLKELKAIPAEQLVEERYQKFRKMSRFIEG
- a CDS encoding pseudouridine synthase, with product MEERLQKLLSQAGVASRREAERFITEGRVAVNGTVVTELGSKADPERDRITVDGQPVRPAEKKVYLILNKPVGYMTTLRDPEGRPIVTDLLKGLDVRVFPVGRLDYNTEGLLLLTNDGAWANRLAHPRHEVDKEYLVRVRGAVAKEQIRRLATGVELDDGPTAPAKVEVSSQSDNNTWLSIVIHEGRYRQVRRMCEAVSLSVVRLRRVRYGAVSLGDLKPGEYRPLSPTEVAALAGREKREQRRRKA